Proteins encoded together in one Aminipila butyrica window:
- a CDS encoding shikimate kinase, with product MKNLILIGMPACGKSTVGVVLAKTVGMRFMDTDLLIQEREGALLQDLIDKKGNDYFQKVEEYVLRSIDTENTVISTGGSAVYYPEAIRHFKKKGLVVYLKVPFEAIEERLDNITTRGITMGPGQTLKDIYNLRIPLYEANADITVDTGDLTVEQTIEKIMKAIG from the coding sequence ATGAAGAATTTGATTTTAATAGGAATGCCAGCCTGCGGAAAGAGTACGGTGGGTGTAGTTCTAGCTAAGACGGTAGGTATGCGGTTCATGGACACGGACCTGCTGATTCAAGAGCGGGAAGGTGCTTTGCTGCAAGACTTGATCGATAAAAAGGGAAACGATTATTTTCAGAAGGTGGAAGAATACGTCCTACGCAGCATCGATACGGAAAACACGGTCATCTCCACGGGAGGCAGTGCTGTCTATTACCCGGAAGCCATTCGGCATTTTAAGAAAAAGGGCCTGGTGGTCTACCTGAAAGTTCCTTTCGAAGCCATAGAGGAGCGGCTGGATAACATTACGACCAGGGGCATTACCATGGGACCAGGGCAAACATTAAAGGATATCTATAACTTGAGAATCCCCTTGTACGAGGCCAATGCAGATATTACGGTGGATACAGGCGATTTGACGGTAGAGCAGACCATTGAAAAAATTATGAAGGCAATCGGATAA
- the recN gene encoding DNA repair protein RecN, which yields MISHLHVKDFAIIDEMDVDFHTGLNIITGETGAGKSIIIEAVSLALGSRADTAFVRSGKDKAVIELIVEDCPKPAFVLLEENGIPADEGQIIIKREISASGKGVCRVNNQIVSVSFLHGLCKKLADIHGQYDHQSLLDPELHITLLDLYNSAEILPVQTLTQNFYQEYKSLKSQLEQLLANAADNQRKYDFISFELNEIDNANLISGEDETLEEEILALQNSEKIYGNLSNSYEALYDNSPSVLEALSKVQDQLQDIAPYSKAVQDLLADFDDAYYKLEDISREVRSIRDHVTFSPEQLDLAISRMNVIDKLKRKYGGSIEKVLTYRQQLEADLATIENMDETKEAITHQLSVCEDQLKLASQRLSTLRKTAAAELQVKIKAQLHELSFNSAEFEISLTKNPSGYTANGVDTVEFLISTNRGEPLKPLAKIASGGEMSRIMLAFKKIIGDYDDIPTMIFDEIDTGISGIAASVVGQKLREIAENHQIICITHLPQITACGSYNYKIVKSSDETSTYTTVVPLSPEEKIQEVARLLGGLNITEATLKSAEELIQASLA from the coding sequence TTCTCATCTGCATGTGAAGGATTTTGCTATTATCGATGAAATGGATGTGGATTTTCACACCGGCCTGAACATTATTACCGGCGAGACCGGCGCTGGTAAATCCATCATCATCGAAGCGGTCAGCCTGGCCCTGGGAAGCAGAGCAGATACGGCTTTTGTCCGCTCTGGAAAAGACAAGGCAGTAATCGAGCTGATTGTTGAAGACTGCCCAAAACCAGCCTTCGTGCTGTTGGAAGAAAACGGTATTCCGGCAGATGAAGGCCAAATCATCATTAAACGGGAAATTTCTGCCAGCGGAAAAGGTGTGTGCCGAGTGAACAATCAAATTGTTTCGGTATCTTTTCTCCATGGGCTCTGTAAAAAACTAGCAGACATTCACGGCCAGTATGACCATCAATCTCTGCTGGACCCAGAGCTTCACATCACCTTGCTGGACCTGTACAACAGTGCTGAGATTTTGCCGGTTCAAACTCTGACCCAAAACTTTTATCAAGAATACAAAAGCCTGAAAAGTCAGCTGGAACAACTGCTGGCCAACGCCGCCGACAATCAGCGAAAATACGACTTTATCAGCTTTGAACTGAACGAAATTGACAATGCTAACCTGATTTCTGGCGAGGATGAAACCTTAGAAGAAGAAATCCTGGCTCTGCAAAACAGCGAAAAGATATATGGCAATCTGTCTAATTCTTACGAAGCATTATACGACAATTCTCCTTCCGTACTGGAAGCTTTGTCCAAGGTCCAAGACCAACTGCAAGACATTGCCCCCTATTCCAAGGCTGTACAAGACTTGCTGGCGGATTTCGATGATGCTTACTACAAGCTGGAGGATATCAGCCGCGAAGTCCGGAGCATCCGGGACCACGTGACCTTTTCCCCGGAGCAGCTGGACCTGGCCATTTCCAGAATGAACGTCATCGACAAGCTGAAACGAAAATATGGCGGCTCTATCGAAAAGGTGCTGACTTACCGACAACAGCTGGAGGCGGATTTAGCCACCATTGAAAATATGGACGAGACCAAAGAAGCCATAACACACCAGCTTTCAGTCTGTGAAGATCAGCTGAAACTAGCCTCACAGCGTCTCTCTACTCTGCGCAAGACGGCCGCTGCCGAGCTTCAGGTTAAAATTAAAGCTCAACTTCACGAATTAAGTTTTAACAGTGCTGAGTTTGAAATCAGTTTGACGAAAAATCCTTCTGGGTACACTGCCAACGGCGTGGACACCGTGGAATTTCTCATCAGCACCAACCGGGGAGAACCTTTGAAACCTCTGGCTAAAATTGCTTCTGGCGGGGAAATGTCCCGGATTATGCTGGCTTTCAAAAAAATCATCGGCGACTATGATGATATTCCTACCATGATTTTCGACGAGATAGATACTGGCATCAGCGGAATTGCTGCCAGCGTGGTGGGACAGAAGCTGAGAGAAATTGCTGAAAATCATCAGATCATCTGCATTACCCACTTGCCTCAGATTACCGCCTGCGGCAGCTATAATTATAAGATTGTCAAGAGCTCCGACGAAACCTCCACCTATACGACGGTGGTCCCTCTTTCCCCGGAGGAAAAAATCCAGGAGGTGGCCCGTCTTCTAGGTGGATTGAATATTACCGAAGCCACCTTGAAGAGTGCTGAAGAGTTGATACAAGCTTCTCTAGCCTAG
- a CDS encoding replication-associated recombination protein A, with translation MIPLSTRMRPDSIDHFIGQSHFMYKGSLFYNSIKNGTFDSAIFFGPSGTGKTTLARLIAREMDGDFSEINATSTGIKELKEIIDRAQLKFFGIQKQTTYVYVDEVHRWNKLQQDTLLKAIEEGVIHFIGSTTENPYFSINNAILSRVRNIYEFKPHNTEDLVQILTYTLTETDRGLGNLHIPYEEEALRVLAELSSGDARVALDTLGFIAENLNPGEQLTSKLVGEAMQRKTAFFDKSEDRYNLLSALQKSVRGSDPDAAVHYLGRLINGGADLQMIGRRLLVMASEDIGMAYPSAITIVNSCIQAALMVGFPEAQINLAQAVVLLASSPKSNAAYMALNKAMGDIQTKVIDDVPLHLKDSHYSGAQSRGIGIDYKYPHDYGGYVKQQYLPDNLYQEGVHYYQPTENGNEAAFKKFLEGVRKINGKD, from the coding sequence ATGATTCCTCTTTCAACCAGGATGAGACCAGACAGCATTGACCATTTTATCGGGCAGAGCCACTTTATGTACAAAGGCTCTCTCTTTTATAATTCTATAAAAAACGGTACCTTTGATTCCGCCATTTTTTTCGGGCCCTCCGGCACGGGGAAGACTACCTTGGCCCGGCTTATTGCCCGGGAAATGGACGGAGACTTTTCGGAGATAAATGCAACCTCTACAGGCATTAAGGAATTAAAAGAAATCATCGACCGAGCTCAGTTGAAATTTTTCGGCATTCAGAAGCAGACCACTTATGTATATGTGGATGAGGTTCATCGGTGGAATAAGCTTCAGCAGGATACGCTGCTGAAGGCCATTGAGGAAGGCGTTATCCATTTTATCGGCAGTACGACGGAAAATCCGTACTTTTCCATCAACAATGCCATTCTCAGCCGGGTGAGGAACATCTACGAGTTCAAACCCCACAACACCGAGGATCTGGTGCAGATTTTGACCTATACCTTGACGGAGACCGATCGGGGCCTAGGCAACCTACACATTCCCTATGAGGAGGAGGCTCTGCGGGTGTTGGCAGAATTGAGTTCAGGAGATGCCAGGGTGGCTTTGGATACCCTGGGCTTTATAGCGGAAAACTTAAATCCTGGCGAACAGCTGACCAGCAAGCTGGTGGGGGAGGCTATGCAACGGAAGACCGCTTTTTTTGATAAAAGCGAAGATCGATACAACCTGCTGTCTGCTTTGCAGAAATCCGTTCGAGGCAGTGATCCCGATGCTGCTGTTCATTATTTAGGGCGGCTTATAAATGGCGGGGCTGACTTACAGATGATTGGCAGGCGGCTGCTGGTCATGGCCAGCGAAGATATCGGCATGGCTTATCCCTCGGCTATTACCATTGTGAATTCCTGCATTCAGGCAGCTCTCATGGTGGGCTTTCCCGAGGCCCAGATTAATCTGGCTCAGGCAGTGGTGCTTCTGGCTTCTTCTCCTAAGTCCAACGCTGCATATATGGCCCTTAACAAAGCTATGGGGGATATCCAGACCAAGGTCATCGATGACGTACCCTTGCATCTGAAAGATTCTCACTACTCAGGAGCACAGAGCAGAGGCATCGGCATCGACTATAAATATCCTCATGATTACGGTGGTTATGTGAAACAGCAGTATTTACCGGACAATCTCTACCAAGAAGGCGTTCACTACTATCAGCCGACAGAAAATGGCAACGAGGCAGCATTTAAAAAATTTTTAGAAGGGGTCAGGAAAATAAATGGCAAGGATTGA
- a CDS encoding SPOR domain-containing protein, translating into MRPIRRKRRRNGFRQKTKVNFTAIIVIISMAVLLGYGTAKFIIYPLFHDSGQKGDDLAGQGFQIEKFLSFFLKEDDPQKEPEGDKNGEQGVQEQGTSGPAVQPDSSGGKDGVVEDKLNVTPVQQSTGTDTTNGYCIQFGSFTTKLSAESLVSELKASGITAEIIEKDGAYKVVSQLFQQKEEAVTTMNSLVGTKYADAFITPR; encoded by the coding sequence ATGAGACCGATTAGAAGAAAAAGGCGGAGAAATGGGTTTCGCCAAAAAACAAAGGTGAATTTTACAGCAATTATTGTTATAATAAGTATGGCAGTATTGCTGGGATATGGAACAGCAAAATTTATCATCTACCCCTTGTTTCATGACAGCGGTCAGAAAGGGGACGACCTGGCGGGCCAGGGGTTCCAGATTGAAAAGTTTTTAAGCTTTTTTCTGAAAGAGGACGACCCACAGAAGGAACCGGAAGGCGATAAAAACGGAGAGCAGGGCGTTCAGGAGCAGGGCACCAGCGGGCCGGCGGTCCAGCCGGACTCTTCCGGCGGCAAAGATGGTGTGGTGGAGGATAAGCTGAATGTGACTCCGGTGCAACAGAGCACGGGGACTGATACAACTAATGGCTACTGTATTCAGTTTGGCAGTTTCACCACCAAGTTGAGTGCAGAAAGCCTGGTTTCGGAGCTGAAGGCCAGCGGTATCACCGCCGAAATCATTGAGAAAGACGGAGCCTACAAGGTAGTGAGCCAGCTTTTCCAACAGAAAGAGGAAGCGGTGACCACCATGAATTCCCTGGTGGGAACAAAGTATGCAGACGCCTTTATCACGCCTCGATAA
- a CDS encoding bifunctional 4-hydroxy-3-methylbut-2-enyl diphosphate reductase/30S ribosomal protein S1: MARIELAKNSGFCFGVKRAMDITEEAAEQFAGTKQVYTCGPLIHNRNVTDGLREKGVEIIDELSQASEQDVVIIRSHGEGQAFYEQAEQIGFQLIDATCPFVKKIHKLVKEAADRGEAVVIVGDQEHPEVRGINGWCRNKAFIINSLEEADKLEPGNYFVVAQTTIQQSHFEAILSRLAEKGCGLDLHNTICSATRDRQESCKKLAEKVDAMLIIGDRSSSNSQKLYDLSKKHCEKVYFIENIADLPLKDIELCNKIGVAAGASTPERLIKEVIANMSEFLTENNEENLMHGLMDEIEKSLRLPRGGEIVDGTVIQVTDREVVVNLGCKKDGIIPKDELTLEGEQKLTDLFKEGDEIQAKVLKTDDGDGNILLSKKKLEVNEHWDEINSALEDKSFVNAKVIKEVKGGVIAAYKEVYGFIPLSQLSDKFVDKAEEFIGKTLPVRVTRVDQKKGKAVFSHKAYLAEERQKKIDEVWGSLSEGDVVEGTVMRFTDYGAFVDIGGIDGLLHISEISWGKLKHPQEVLSIGQKIEVKVLSMNNEKGKISLGLKQTKPEPWSVIDEKYQIGQVISGKIVQIKEYGAFVELEPGLDGLVHISEIAHKRVTNIADEISVGQEVSAKILEIDRDRKRISLSIKETLDAPVDEETEEVAAEDEE, encoded by the coding sequence ATGGCAAGGATTGAACTAGCGAAAAATTCAGGGTTCTGTTTCGGGGTGAAACGGGCTATGGACATAACCGAGGAAGCAGCAGAGCAGTTTGCTGGTACGAAGCAGGTTTATACTTGCGGTCCGCTGATTCACAACCGGAACGTCACTGACGGACTGCGGGAAAAAGGCGTGGAGATTATCGATGAGTTGTCCCAGGCTTCCGAGCAAGATGTGGTCATTATCCGTTCCCATGGAGAAGGACAAGCTTTTTATGAGCAGGCAGAGCAGATTGGCTTTCAGCTTATCGATGCAACCTGCCCTTTTGTAAAAAAGATTCATAAGCTGGTGAAAGAAGCTGCTGACCGAGGCGAAGCCGTAGTGATTGTGGGCGATCAGGAGCATCCCGAAGTTCGCGGCATAAATGGCTGGTGCAGAAATAAGGCATTCATCATTAATTCTCTGGAGGAAGCGGACAAGCTGGAACCGGGGAACTATTTTGTGGTGGCCCAGACGACCATCCAGCAAAGTCACTTTGAGGCTATTCTCTCTAGGCTGGCGGAAAAAGGCTGCGGATTGGATTTGCACAATACCATCTGCAGCGCTACCCGGGACCGGCAGGAAAGCTGTAAGAAACTGGCAGAAAAAGTGGATGCCATGTTAATCATCGGAGACCGAAGCAGCTCAAATTCCCAGAAATTATATGATCTCTCAAAAAAACATTGCGAAAAAGTATATTTTATTGAAAATATAGCAGATTTACCATTGAAAGATATTGAATTATGTAATAAAATAGGAGTCGCGGCAGGTGCATCGACTCCTGAACGCTTAATTAAGGAGGTTATTGCTAACATGAGTGAATTTCTCACTGAAAACAATGAAGAAAATTTAATGCACGGCTTAATGGATGAAATTGAGAAGTCATTAAGACTGCCGAGAGGCGGAGAGATCGTAGATGGTACTGTAATTCAGGTGACTGACAGAGAAGTTGTTGTCAATCTTGGCTGCAAGAAGGACGGTATTATACCAAAGGACGAATTAACACTGGAAGGAGAACAAAAGCTTACCGATTTATTTAAAGAAGGCGATGAAATCCAGGCTAAGGTATTGAAGACTGATGACGGCGACGGAAACATTCTACTTTCTAAGAAAAAGTTAGAAGTGAACGAGCATTGGGATGAAATCAATAGTGCTCTTGAAGATAAATCATTTGTTAACGCTAAGGTTATTAAAGAAGTCAAAGGCGGCGTAATTGCAGCTTACAAGGAAGTGTACGGATTTATTCCTCTTTCCCAGTTATCGGACAAGTTTGTGGATAAAGCAGAAGAATTTATCGGCAAAACTCTTCCGGTAAGAGTAACTCGCGTAGATCAGAAGAAGGGCAAGGCGGTATTCTCTCACAAGGCTTACTTGGCAGAAGAACGTCAGAAGAAGATCGACGAAGTATGGGGCAGCCTGAGCGAAGGCGACGTAGTAGAAGGTACTGTTATGCGGTTTACTGACTACGGTGCATTCGTAGACATCGGCGGTATCGACGGATTGCTGCACATCTCCGAGATTTCTTGGGGCAAGCTGAAGCACCCACAGGAAGTTCTTTCCATTGGGCAGAAGATTGAAGTGAAGGTCCTTTCCATGAACAACGAAAAGGGCAAGATTTCTCTGGGCTTAAAGCAGACCAAGCCAGAACCATGGTCTGTTATCGATGAAAAGTACCAGATTGGTCAGGTTATTTCCGGAAAGATCGTACAGATCAAGGAATACGGTGCATTTGTAGAGTTAGAGCCAGGTCTGGACGGTCTGGTACATATCTCTGAGATTGCACACAAGCGTGTGACCAATATTGCGGATGAAATTTCTGTTGGACAGGAAGTTTCCGCAAAGATTTTGGAAATCGACAGAGATAGAAAGCGGATTAGCTTGAGCATTAAGGAAACTTTAGATGCTCCAGTTGACGAAGAGACAGAAGAAGTGGCAGCTGAGGATGAAGAATAA